GACAAAGAGTATTTTCTCTTTCTCCGCCGAAAGCTTAAGAGGAAACatttagatgatgatgatgatgatgaacactgctcgttatttaaaaaaactaaggCTTTTTCGCGGTTGAAAGGTAGTTTTATGCGTTCACTAGATAggtactgatgatgatgattatggttattatgatgatgatgattcaaaaAAGTCATGATCTCTTTTGAGAGATGATggaataagatttttttgttccttttactgataaagattttgtttaatCTAAATCTTGAAAGAATACTTTTGGTGTTATTAGGACATAGAAAGTACCAAAAGTTTTGAAATCTCTGCAATTGTTTCTTGAGATTCCCCTACTGGGATAggacaacaaacaaagaaacttaACATCGAGTTGggaatatataattaaagattGATATCCCCACAGTACAGTGTTTAGTATTTCGTACATGACTCGAGATCCTCTTGGACAGAAGGATGGCAGTTAGTGCCAGTTTACAGTTTAAAATCAGCCAATAATGTTAAAGCAAAACATCTCAaataagagaggaagaagacaaagctATTAAAAAAGAGACCAACTTGTGGGACTTTGGAGCTAAAATGGGTCCTCGAAAGATTTGCAACTGGCATTGATTCGTGGGTCCAAACTCCAAAGTCGGTGACAGTGTAAATAAATTGAAGGAAGGTTCGTTGTAGCTCACCACAGTTTCACTTTACTTGAAGATGACGATTTTATGGTCCATCCCTCTCATGTCCTACTCACCACCACGACCACACACACTTGTCACGTGACAGTGTCGTCACGGTAACTTAGACAGAGGCGTGTGGCTTTCACGCGCAGGTAAAGTACCTCTCTTCTGGGGCCAATCCAGATCCTACTACGGAGGTGAAGTATCgcttttgaattttgatgcAGCAGTTCTCGCTGGGTCAGTCGACactggaaaataaaattatattattgggCTTAATGAAAGCCCAAGAACGAAATTAGGGTCCAGCGAAACATTAGTCTTTGACCTGTGTATACCAAAGAAGCAGTAGACTAGAAAGAGTCGAGAGACCAGACAGGGAAGACAGACacgttgtgacttgtgagataTGCTATCAGATTTCAATACAATTTAGTTCTAAGTGGGTCAATTTGAAGCAGAGACAAAGTGTAAAGTGGAGTTCTTTGCACTTTAACAAGTATTATAAGCCACTGAGTTTTGGTAACAATTGTTGACTGCATAATGATCTTAACACAACCTATGAGGCGAGCCTTGGCTACTAATAAAATCGGGAACTGACCAAAATCATGGAGGATCTGACAATGTTCTCCGATGTACTCATCCTAGCAAGAGCAGTTTGGCAAGAAAGATGTTAGCAGAACCAATATGCCAAGCATGTTCCTTAGGGTCAGATATTTATGTTCTTTCAAAAGATAAAGATTGAAGCACCGTAGGAAGAAACAGAGTTAACCTTAGAACAGTTTATTGTCTCAAAAAATGTGAACTTTCTAAGACTAAAAGAAATCATCAAAGTTGCTGCATATGCAAACCAAAAAGAACTGCTGAAAATTTTGTCCTTTAAGACTAATCAGAAATGATCATAAGTTTATAGCACAGATTTGACATACTAATGAGTAATGAACAAACACTGGCACactcaaatacaaaaaaaaaccgcaactttgattttgatgatggaTCACCCAATATAGGAAACTTAACCAGTAATCATAGTACCAGCTCCTTCACCAGACATAATCTCATGAAGCAGAGAATGTTGTCTCCTTCCATCAATAATACTCGCAGTCTTAACTCCCTGAGCAAGAGACCTAATACAACACTTCACCTTAGGGATCCTCCCACCAGCAACTTTACCATcttcaatcatcttcttcactcctTTTATATCAATCTCCTTCACCAAACTACTCGGATCCTCTTTATCCTCCAAGATCCCAGCCACATCAGTCAGCAGAATCAATTTCTCAGCTCCAAGCGCAGCAGCGAGCTCTCCAGCAACCGTATCTGCATTGATGTTGTAAGCTTGACCAGAGTCATCAGCAGCAACAGAAGCAATCACTGGAATGTAACCGGAATCAACAAGAGGACGCAGTACAGAGGGATCAACTCTCGCAACTTCACCAACGAAACCCAATTGAGCTGAATTGGGAACAGGTCTCGCAGTGAGAAGACGACCGTCGTGTCCTGATAACCCCACAGCGGTAGCTCCGGCGGCGTTAATAAGCGAAACAAGATTCTTATTAACCTTTCCGACTAAAACCATTGATACGATCTCCATCGTTGTGGCGTCGGTCACACGAAGCCCGTCGCGAAACTCAGCTGGGATGTTGAGTTGTTTCAAGTAACGGTTAATATCAGGACCTCCACCGTGAACAAGGATCGGACGAAGACCAACGCACGCGAGTAGAACGAGATCGCTTACGACTGATGATTTAAGCTCCGGCGAAGTCATTGCCGCGCCGCCGTATTTGACAACTATGGTTTTCCCTCGGAATTTTTGGATAAAGGGTAAAGATTCGGAGAGGATCTCGACTCTGTAATCCGGTGAAGGAGCATTTGAGGTTGCGATTGAAGGCGGTGATGATACGGAGGAAGCGTTTACTGATAAACCTAGACGGTGATGGTGATGGTTCTTGCGAGGTGGATAGTTGAGTGATGGTGATTTGGTCGGGATCAGAGATTTGAGAGGATTAGAGAAAGATAAGGAGAAGGGTTTCGGTGAAGCATTGGATGTGACGGTGGCCATTTCTGAACCTtaccggaggaggaggaagaagcggCGGCGAATTAGCTGAAGTGAGATGATCTCTCAGATCTTGTTCGAcgagtttttttgttaaataacgAATGAACCAATGATTAGTGTCCACGTGGTGCGTAGACACAAAGACGCTGTCCGAGCCCTAagtttatttttggaattatgCATAAAACGACAACGTCGGTTTGTTTGCTTCATTCGTCGTCTCCGATAGACTGAGAGAGAGTAATTTTTAGTCTGTAAGAAATTAAAGAATCGGGAATTGTCGATTATACTGAGTGAGATGGAGCGATTGGAAGAGGAATTGATACGAAGATCAGAACCGGAGTCTCTAGTCTCCGTTACTCTAGGTAGGTTCATGAGTACGATTCTCTCGGCTCGCCCTAAAAAGCTACGGGAGTCTATTTCACGTCTTACTCCTGATTCTCAGAAGGGTACCTCAGGTTAGtagttttcaatttgtttttttgtgtgtgtttatgttGCTTTCTTATTTTATGGATTTGAGATATGTCTGTTTTCGATTTCTGCTGTTAGGCTCTATCGATGAGGCACTCTGGTTTTTGGAAAAGTTCGTTAGAGACGTTGCTGAGAGAGACGAGGCCATGGGTGAAATTCTCGTACCCATTATCGAACATGTATGCATAATCTTAAAACCCTTTCAAATAACCTTGCTTGATTTGATTGTTGGAATGTCCCGGTCTTTTATATGTTCTTATGTGTTTGTAGACATTAAGGTTTAAGGATTCTAAATATGGTAACTCAGCTATGATACTTCTACATTGGCTGTTTCAAGATGAGGTTCTCTTTCAAGCCGTTTCGAGACATCTTTCGAGAATCATTTTGACGAACGAGGATAGGTTTTTAGCTCTTGGATGGTGTTTGCTTATCCGAAGTCTAGTCGAATGCGAGGATACTGGAGATCAATGTTTTTGGCATGGTGAGCATTATAATCATCCTTGTTGCTATCTCTCCTGATGGAAATAAACGTTCTCCTTATTGATGTACTTGTATAATTTTCTTCGTTGACAGGAATTAGGGAGAAACATTCTATGTTTGTGGAGATTGTTTCATCTTGTGTGCCTCAATTGTTGACGATTGTATGCAGTGGAAGGTATAAAGATCATCTCATGTTCTCTATGGAGCAAGTTTCTACACTTAAATACATAGTCATTTTTTCACATAGTGCTGAGCTGTTATTTTGTTTAGCATTTTGCAGGATGGATACGAGGTGCCATCTCGTCTTTCTGTTTCAGCTGCTGATTGCTTGCTGTCAATTAGTAACGCCTTAGCAAAGAGGGATAATACTCTGGCCAATAGACCGAAGCCATCAACTATTTCGGGGTCTCATCCACCGGTTGCTTTGATATCTAATATTAGCGAGAAGGAAAAAAAGCAGAGTTTTCTACCTGAAGATTCAAACATTAAGGCAAATTGTATACTGTGGAACCACTTGGAGGAGCTGATGCGCCTTGTACAATGTCTTTTTTCTGTATGTTCACTGATccatttctatattttgaatTGATAAGTTATCTATGATTTGAGTTGAGTAATATTGACAAAAAACTGCTTCCAGTGGAACAGAAAAACTCGACCACTGCATGCAAAGGGGTTAAGTCAAGTGCTGAAGTGGTTAGAGGAGTTAAAAGAGCATCATGGTGGCTCCCCAGGGGAGGCAGGTCTTTGAGTGAATGCCACctgtcctttttcttttctgtttctatTTCCGATTCTTGCTtatcaattttttattgttttataccTGGAATTCAGGCACAGAGGCATCTGTGGGTGGATGTCTACTGCTCTCTTCTTGTTGGAAGCATTACAGTGTCTTGCTCCACATGGAAGATCAAAAGTTCTCAAAGATTAGTAAGGAATTGTTGGAGCAATATTTGTCTGGCATTAAGGTCAGATATAATCGACaatctttttggttaaaagttTTGTGATAGGAAAAATTATGTCATACAGTAACATTTTACTACATATGGGATTCTATTGTGTCCGTAACTGAATATGCTGCATATGTTTAAGTTCCCTGAGCCATTTTTGTCTAAGAATAAATAGATTTTATGCCATTGCCATCTCTAGCTTctacttcttttctttgttaagAAGATAGAAAATAAGCAATAGTAGTAGAGTCTGCTTGGAATTTGTCTGCATGGTGTATGCTTAAGATTATTTGCTGTGGAGTCTTTTATTACACGCGGTTAACGTATATAAGATACAGAGAGAGAAGTTGTAGATGTTATATTGGTTAAGGGCTGCTTATTACCTTTCTGTTTAAGTGTTTTCCAATTTGATGCGGTTTGTAAGAATCTCATAGCATTAATATGATGCAGTACTGGTTTTAATGCTTCTAGCTTTCTGCTCTTTCTCTTAAAATGTTTTGCTAATTTATTGGGCCATCAGGAAGCTAATAAGTAGTAATGATAAAATGATGCAGTACTATTCAACAAGCTATCCTCAGGGATGTTCTGACACCAAGATTGGTGGTATAGAGACACAAAAGTTTTTCCTAAACTGTTTATGCCTTTTGTTGGGCTGCTTCGAGGGAAAGAAATTTGAGAGCATACTATCAGAGTATGGAATGAAGCTTGTGCCTTGTCTTCTAGATCAGGTATCTTTCACCATTTTTTATTGAATAGGGAGTGATGGCACGCTTTACATGAATTTCTCTTGCAGTTATATAGTTATGCACTTATGCTAGAAGCCTAGAATTCATTTTTTCATATTGAATTTACTGACTCTCTACTCATAATGAAACTCATAATTTTGGTTCTGTAGCTTCTGCTCAATTGCTGCTGCTATGATTATAACATATCCTAATACATTTAATCTTGAcagagagtatatatataatacccTTGTTTTCATCTCAGTACTTACATTCTTCTCTGCTTTCGAAGCTTCGCAGTAACAACGAAGAGATATCAGAAGACGTTGTTGCTATACTTAAGGCAGTTATCTTCAAGCTACAATCACAGTCTGGAGACGGCTTCTCTGACACAATGTGCATGGACGTTGTGATACCAtctctgcttcatcttcttgatGAAAGGGATGGTGCGGCCAAAGCTGTTAGTGTCCTCCTCGCAGACTATTGTTCGAAGTATGTCTATCCTTGCTTTCCTTTTGATGCTTATTCATGAAAGTAGCTTTCTAGTTACTAGTTATGGTTCGTAGTTTTTGTTCTAACTTAAAGAAACATTCACCAGAAATGCAGATAATAGCTGTCTCAGTGAAATTCTACAACGCCTTGTTTCTGGAACTACTGTGCAAAGGCTGAATTCTATGGATGTGATATCAGAAGTAATCCTTATGTCAAAAGATTCATTTCCTTCTCATATACCCTGGTATACAATCGTTTATGTTTTTCGTCTCAAATTTCTATTTCTAGCTTTTCCGCATCTTCTTCAGTTCCTTAACTTTATTTACATTCTCGACCCTTAGAAGTCAGAACTCATTTTTTGGACTTCTTTCAGGAAAGAGATCGTGAACTGCTTGTTAAAGTGCCTTGGAGACGAGGAAACTTATATCTGTAAACAAACTTCAGAGTTGTTGAAGTCAATTGGTTGgtcttccttttatttttctatgtcaTTCCTTTGGAAGCTTTTGTTTGTGGCCATTATCAATTTCTGGTATTGGGCGTCTTATGTCTCCTATGACCTCtaaatctttcttctcttcattttATTAGTTGAATATCATAAAGTTTGCTGTAAATAATTAGTGTTTGGAAAAAGGAAGATTTATGTAAATTATCTATTATTTAGATGAGGAAAACTTTTAAAGATCCCAATTTAGGGGGTCCAAGACTTGTTATTCCATATCTCGATAGCACTTTTAGTTCATATATGATAACATTTATTTCCACTTTCTTATAGAATTAAGCCATCAATTGaatgatttttggttttcttcttccagAGCCATCTTTTGTGCTACCAGATTTAGTAACCCTCATTTATGCACCCAATGGCAAAGTATCAGCTGCCGAAACCTTGCTTGGGCTCTTGAAACATCACAAGGAGGATTCTGATGTTATATGTATGTTGCTGACCTGTCTTAGGTATCATGCTTtgtctctttttctcctttccCTCATGTATTCatagttgtttgtttatttccaTTTACCCCAAACTCACAGGATTCGTAGTTAAGTGTTGCATTGTTTCACGTTAAAACTCAAAAGGCCTTTCTGATTCTGATCTCCATTTTTCTCTTCAAGTAATATTCAAGCTTTGGATACTTCAGAGAGTAATGGACATTCCACTGAAGGTATATGCTTCTATCTCATTACCATAGGCCACCTGCTATACATAATTTGTGATAAATCTTCATTTTGTTATTCTCCATCTCGtggtaaacatttttttgtataaaaatatttcaacatTTCAAATGTAATCTGGATAAGAAATATGCTGGATTATGAAACTTGAAAGTTGTAAATATTTACTACTCTGGCTGAATTACAAACTGGGCAcgatcaagttttttttggcaagagcacgctcatcatcttcttttcctgTTACAGGCTCAACTTTTGACAGCGATCGAGTGCTAAAGCTGATTCCAGAGTGGGCTAGCACTGTAAGTACAAGAATACGTCATGCTCGTTAAATTAGTTGCTATCTTTGAAATGAGTCCGTTTTAGTTTCTTAAGTGCCTAACCTTAAGTGATAACTCAACTTTTTAGTCTCAACCTTCAGTACAAACTTATTTAGGCATTGGTCGTTCCTTTTTTCCCTTCCAAGTACTATTACCTTTTATCTAACtattttcttgtgtgtgtggTGTGAAACTATTCGCATAGAAATGACCAAAGCTTGTCCCAGCTATAATTAGGATAAAAAATGTGACTTCCTTCAACTATAGAATTGATGTATTTGAAAATTTCTGCTTGTTGGCTGAAATCAAATTCTTACAGGTGCAAAACTGGGGGTCACTGATTAAACCTTTTCTTGACAAGATGTTCATGGAGCCATCCAATGCCATCATGGTTAGGTTTCTTAGTTGCATCAGTGAATATTTGGCAGATACGTCGAACATGGTCCTTCTGCATGTACTATCACATATGAAGGAGCAAAAAAAGTAAGTAAAGTTCTCTAAAAATTTGAACAACTCAAATAAAGCTATTTGTGCACCATAATTGTGATTTCTGTGCTAAGAAAATCTTTTAACAACTtccaaaattatgaaatattgaTTGCCGATAATGTGATTTCTAATGTAGGGTGGATGAGAGCTTCATATCCAGATCAGTTGACAAAAGTAAATCGGAGATGTCTCTATTTGACCATCTTTGCCCACTGCTTATATTAAGGCTGCTTCCccaaagagtttttgatgatattgACTCCTCTACAATTTATGGTAAATTCCACAGCGGAGACTCTGTGAATGGTAAGTATGCTTATTCTTTTAATTCTCTTTCCTTGTAAGAGTGGATGTTTATCATAAGGTCGTTTGACTCTTATTGTCAGTTAGATTCAACGCTTTAGCTATATTTTCGATAATTTTCCCTAAGCGGCATGATCCAGAGTAGATACTGACGATCTTAGACTTGATTCACCCACTTCTGTCTCTTGTCATGTAATATATCAGACTATCAAGACATCAAGTTTGAGGATTGTCAATGCATTGCCGCTTTCATTTTAGAAAGGTTATTTTACTCTCAGTGATCATCAAAGGCCATCTATTTTAATACTTCTTTTATATCTACCGAACTAACTCTACTAATACAGGGCATTTTCTAAGTTCGAATATGAAGAAGTTCGGAAACTCTCTGCTGAGCTATGTGGACGTATCCATCCCCAGGTGCGAACTGGCTTCCTTCTTCGACTTTGTATTGCTGGTTATTCTTTGtgtaaatgtttatatatgttataagcCTTTGTTTGAAAGGTAATTTTTATATACCAAGAAACAAGTGTAAATGCTCATTAATAAGTTTCCTCTCAAGGTCACAGCTATCTGTGTGAGAAATTTATGAGAAAGCAAAGCACATGCAAAATTTTCTCCTGTCATAAGGGCTTGGCTGAAATTTTCCAAATGCTCGACTTCAGTTTTACTTATACAATAGTCTTGCCCACTCTTCATCATCCTTATTTGTGATATGCCGGCACTTTTATTCAACAGGTGCTGTTTCCAACTGTTTTGTTGCAACTTGAAATGGCTACAGAGCTACAAGACAGCATCAAGATTAAAGCTTGCCTATTTTCTATTTGCACTTCCCTTGTGGTAATTTTTCATCTTTCGTGACATATTCAATGATCCCTGTTGCCACTTGTTCGATGCACTATCAATTGGATTATTTTTGTACGTTATAAGTTCTTCGTCACTTGCAGGTTCGAGGCTGGGAGTCTTTCTCACACAGTGTAACACCTAAGATCAGAAAAGTCCTGGAAAATATTATGTTATGGCCTTCTGTTGAAGATGAAAGTAAGACACCGTCTAGTGGCTATTGATTTATATCTCAAGCACTGTTACCTTTCACTTCCTCACTTCATGGCTGCTATATTTCCTTTCAGTTTCCAAGGTACAACACGGGTGCATTGATTGTCTGGCACTGATGATATCTGCTGAACTGCAACATTTAAAATCTTCGAAAACATTTGGAGGAGAAAAAATACGTAGGACAGGGAAGGACATTTCTGGTTAGTATTGATGTTGTCGAACAATAACTCTTCCAGACTTGTCTTGTGTATAAATTGTATCCTGATCTGTAGGTGTTGATACATCAGGTAATTCTGTCCTAGATTACACGATCCATTGTTTAATAGAAGACAGAAGTAACTGCTCTTCTATCCCAAAGATGACTACTGAAAACCTAACTGGTGAGAGTCCTCTTCCTATTTCATTTCGTCTATGCATGGCGAACGTAATCATCAGTGCTTGTCAAAAAATCCCTGAGTCTTCAAAGAAGACTTTTGCTCTAAAAGCTCTTCCGCCTCTTATTCATTCTCTCAAGGTACTTTTGACTGCTTgcactcatttcaaatttggctaaatttggttgtattttgttttgtttacaacAAAATATTCGGATTTTTGTGCAGGTCATATCTGTACCTGAGGTCCGTGTAGCTTGTATCCAGGTCTTATTCTCGGCCATGTACCATCTGAAGTCCACACTGCTTCCTGTTTCATCTGAACTACTGAAACTCTCCCTGAGATTTCTTGAACACGGATCCGAAAAGGTACTAGAAATCTTTCGAACTTATATCTCACATGTGTACAATCGTATGGAAGTAGACAATGTGCTTTACTTTTAGAATTGATACTTCGTTTCTCAAGTGACTACTGTCGACATATCAGAATCAGACAATTCCATATCTAGAACTATCGGCATCTGTCTATAAATAAATAGCTGAACTCGAGTGTTAATATCCGCCTTGGATTTTAAGCTTATGCGGAAGTCAAATGTGTAGGAAAAGCTGGCTGGCGCTAAACTGATGGCATCATTGATGGCGAGTGAAGACGTGATACTGGAAAACATTTCAAAGGGATTGCTTGAAGCAAGATCAGTTCTGTCCAAAGCATCACTTTCAGATCCTTCTCGAGACGTACGTGAAGTTTGTGCTAAGCTATTGGCATGCATAACGCCGTCGTAAAGCCATTTGTCATCTTTATTTTTGTCACTCATGGTTTGTTTTCACGTGCCAATTGAGTCGGTATGTAGATATCTGGTAGCAAACGATGGCCTAACATAGAAATTCTAAATATTGTGTCATATGCAAAGAAGAAATTCTAAACATTTTGTCGTGTTTTCTGAAACTACAACTTGGCTTTGCCAAACAACAAGTCGACACATGTCTTCTAACTTAACAGATGGCGTACAGTTGCAGTGACCTTTCCGAAAGAAAGTGACAAGGGAACAAACAATTATGTGCAATAGTATAAGACAGAATCAAACTATAGATATAAAACTCTACAATTGGGAAGGACATTATTGATTGAGAACTGGAGAGAGATGGGATTAAAAAAGATACCTTGATAAACCGAAAAAGGTCAGAAGGTTCATACAGATAATACATTACTAAAGCTATTTGATTCGCACATACCTTCCAATTACTACAACTATTAACTAAAGAACATAAACGCATAGATGACATGCCCTATTGTTTTTACCTACTCCTTGTCTCATTGTTTACTCTCttatactcttctcttcttcttttgtcttcatCTTCACTGATATATCTCTCATTTCTTCTCCCTACTCAAACCATCATCATACCTCTTCCCCGATGTTGTGATGCTGCCCTTCCTTTTGACAGCAGGAGCAGCGACTCTTGATTTCAGAAATGCTTGACTTGAGTTGCTTTGCATCGTTAAGACTAAGATCCTCTACATAGTCAACAATGCCATAAACTACACCACGTTTCTCAACTGTTGCATCAAACTTAGCTCCAAAACCTTGGATTTCAACACATTGGAGAGTGTTCTTTACGGGATTGAAGTAGAATGCATAGTCTGGGTCACATGTATACTTCATACACAAAACAATATCACCTGTAGCCGCCACTCCAGCAACTTTAAATTCGCAGGAATCAAGGACTTCATTCTGCGGCAGAGTGTAGACATATTTAACCCATTCCTGTGTCTTGATATCCTCTAGAGCCCACATACACAACTCAACGGTACGTTTTCCATCAGCGTAAGCACATTTGCAATTAATCGCACCTAACTTACCCTTGGAATTGACCAAACTCAATTCACTAGGATGCTCTACATGATCATCAAGGCATGATGCGTCAATAAACTCCATCTcctcagacctaacatcaaagcgAACTATCACAAAAGACGGTTCAATATACGTTTTAGCTAagtaatacaaaaccccattgatgcatatccctGCATTGGAACAACGATGATACAGATGATACAGATCAACAGAGACATCCTCCGTATCCCTCCACTCGGGTTCTCCAGATTCTACAGTTAGAACGCTATGAAAATCCAAAACCTTGAATGCTCATCAATGGGATCAAAACCTAAAAAGCCTCGAGACCTACTGTACTTCCTGATTGGTAAGTCATCATACATTCCGGTGATAGGGTTACACATCAAAGGCTTCTCCTCATCAACGATCCGCACAAAAGGGAAATAGATCAAACCTGAGGCATAGCTACAAATGTATTGGCAAACGTCTCCTACGAACTTGGTATGGTATTCCAAAGGGTTGTGAATGAGTGAAGCCCATTTCTTCATTGGTGTATTACAACTAAACGCCGTCGTATAAACTCATTTTGTCATCTTTCGTTTATTTTCGTCACTTTTGGTTTGTGCTCACGTGCCAATGAAGTTGCTAATTGCTAGTAATGTAGTTAGATACTGTAAGTGGTAACAAAACTTGTATGAATTTTCATAGGAATTGCTAAATACTTTTGGTAATGAATATGTCAATAATGAGATATTCTTTAGGCTTATCAGTCCTTTTTCCTTTACATTAAtccattgtttatttttaactgAAAGTATTACTTTGTAAAATTTGGCTAATTCTGTTTATAAAGTTcttattgattttgatttaaaaaacttttggtTCGGTGACTAGGTgtaatttgtgttattttgggtgaatgtttttttcttgaaacaGAATaaattgccttttttttttttgctttatagaTTTGTTCAATTATGGTttatggatttaaaaaaaaaatggaattagGGTACAATGTGGTGAGTTAAATGTGATCGTAAGAGAGGACAGAAGCATGGGATAATGATGAAGGGAGCGGCGCTTAAATCTGAAAATCTCGAGAATGGAAACACACAACACGTCACTTCACTCTCTCACGATCGAACATGTGATTCTTGTGTGCTGCGACGACTCGTGACTCTtgcctctcttttctctcatgTCTCTCCTCCGGATCCTCCTAGGaaagaaggaaacaacaaaaagataaagataaaaaatCGTTAAAAGCTTTAAAGCTTTAAAGTGTTGTCTCAAGAAAAAGGAATTAttggaaccaaaaaaacactTCGAATGGTGTCGTGCTTTCATACCAAACAAGattgaaataaatcaaattcatttacttttttaaaaataaaatataaattgatcGATCATTTGTttaaactatgatatatattaagaaattagtagtttttttttcgtctagtactaatattttttggttaatatctACTCAAAGTTTACAAAGATTTGCCTAGCGTAAACCAACagattaataaacaaacaaaccgaGTTGTTTGTGATAGTCAAGTTTAATGAAACATTAATGGGATTACCATGTGTGTGAAACtgttttaacttcttctttaagCTATCATCAAAATTGTGTTATAAGTCAGCACTAGAACTGTTTGGAATGTAGCCATGTAGGGGACATCTAGAAATAGGAAT
The Camelina sativa cultivar DH55 chromosome 6, Cs, whole genome shotgun sequence genome window above contains:
- the LOC104792048 gene encoding acetylglutamate kinase, chloroplastic-like, with protein sequence MATVTSNASPKPFSLSFSNPLKSLIPTKSPSLNYPPRKNHHHHRLGLSVNASSVSSPPSIATSNAPSPDYRVEILSESLPFIQKFRGKTIVVKYGGAAMTSPELKSSVVSDLVLLACVGLRPILVHGGGPDINRYLKQLNIPAEFRDGLRVTDATTMEIVSMVLVGKVNKNLVSLINAAGATAVGLSGHDGRLLTARPVPNSAQLGFVGEVARVDPSVLRPLVDSGYIPVIASVAADDSGQAYNINADTVAGELAAALGAEKLILLTDVAGILEDKEDPSSLVKEIDIKGVKKMIEDGKVAGGRIPKVKCCIRSLAQGVKTASIIDGRRQHSLLHEIMSGEGAGTMITG